A window of Thunnus thynnus chromosome 17, fThuThy2.1, whole genome shotgun sequence contains these coding sequences:
- the LOC137168528 gene encoding MAPK regulated corepressor interacting protein 2-like translates to MMYTITRGPSKLVTQRRTGPTQQLDNKINDFKHKQTSWSMPDLPAPKIVFNRLNGKKYHHPTPALPADNQHEESFTPAHEENVKFVYDAWQEVVQQEQGPDAAQGAVHYKETTPSPHMDSFVPIDLDEWWAQRFLANIDKLS, encoded by the exons ATGATGTACACAATTACAAGAGGTCCCAGCAAACTGGTCACCCAGCGACGGACAG GGCCTACACAGCAGCTTGACAACAAAATTAACGACTTCAAGCACAAACAAACGTCCTGGAGCATGCCTGA CCTTCCTGCACCCAAGATAGTTTTCAACCGTCTGAATGGTAAGAAGTACCATCACCCTACTCCGGCTCTGCCCGCAGACAATCAGCATGAAGAGAGCTTCACCCCTGCACACGAAGAAAACGTCAAGTTTGTCTATGATG cgTGGCAGGAGGTGGTGCAGCAGGAGCAGGGGCCTGACGCGGCTCAGGGAGCAGTCCACTATAAAGAGACCACTCCCAGCCCACACATGGACA GCTTTGTGCCGATAGATCTGGATGAATGGTGGGCTCAGCGCTTCCTCGCCAACATTGACAAGCTATCCTGA